The Aquila chrysaetos chrysaetos chromosome 6, bAquChr1.4, whole genome shotgun sequence genome window below encodes:
- the B3GALT1 gene encoding beta-1,3-galactosyltransferase 1 isoform X1: MASKVSCLYILTVVCWASALWYLSITRPTSSYTGHRQLSSISIARKNVSFGNIRTRPINPHSFDFLINEPNKCEKSIPFLVILISTTHKEFDARQAIRETWGDENNFKGIKITTLFLLGKNADPVLNQMVEQESQIFHDIIVEDFIDSYHNLTLKTLMGMRWVATFCSKAKYVMKTDSDIFVNMDNLIYKLLKPNTKPRRRYFTGYVINGGPIRDVRSKWYMPRDLYPDSNYPPFCSGTGYIFSADVAELIYKTSLHTRLLHLEDVYVGLCLRKLGIHPFQNSGFNHWKMAYSLCRYRRVITVHQITPEEMHRIWNDMSSKKHLRC, translated from the coding sequence ATGGCTTCAAAGGTCTCATGCTTATACATTTTGACAGTAGTTTGTTGGGCAAGCGCTCTTTGGTACTTAAGTATAACTCGTCCTACTTCTTCCTACACTGGCCACAGACAGCTCAGTAGCATATCCATAgccagaaaaaatgtttcctttggcAACATAAGAACTCGACCTATAAATCCACATTCCTTTGACTTTCTTATCAATGAACCCAACAAATGTGAGAAGAGCATCCCTTTTTTGGTCATTCTTATCAGCACAACTCACAAAGAGTTTGATGCAAGGCAAGCCATTCGAGAAACGTGGGGAGACGAAAACAActttaaaggaattaaaatcaCCACACtatttcttcttggaaaaaatgcagatccTGTGTTAAATCAAATGGTAGAGCAAGAAAGCCAAATTTTTCACGACATTATTGTGGAAGATTTTATCGACTCTTATCATAACCTCACTCTGAAAACATTGATGGGGATGAGGTGGGTAGCAACGTTTTGTTCAAAAGCGAAGTATGTTATGAAGACAGACAGtgatatttttgtaaatatggATAATCTTATTTATAAGCTGCTCAAACCTAACACCAAGCCAAGGAGAAGGTACTTCACTGGTTACGTTATAAACGGAGGACCAATAAGAGATGTTCGCAGTAAGTGGTACATGCCAAGAGATTTGTATCCCGACAGCAATTACCCACCCTTCTGTTCAGGCACCGGCTACATTTTTTCAGCTGACGTAGCGGAACTGATTTACAAAACCTCCCTTCATACAAGACTTCTTCATCTTGAAGACGTGTATGTTGGACTCTGTCTTCGGAAGCTGGGCATTCACCCCTTCCAAAACAGTGGCTTCAATCACTGGAAAATGGCCTACAGCTTGTGCAGGTACCGCAGGGTCATCACAGTGCACCAGATAACACCAGAAGAAATGCACAGAATTTGGAATGACATGTCCAGCAAGAAACATCTTAGATGTTAA